A part of Streptomyces sp. NBC_00557 genomic DNA contains:
- a CDS encoding DNA cytosine methyltransferase: MTDDSVVDIVDLFAGPGGWDVAAQHLGLAVTGIENDHCACETRRAAGLGTVEGDVRDYSPADFPTATDLIGSPPCQPYSIGGKGAGRRALDTVLHFASLLAARKDIRSGLATLDDERTGLVLEPLRWVLAALDAGHPYRTVMLEQVPTVLPVWDAMAQILRTEGYTVVTGRLRAEEYGVPQTRVRAILVARRGDGAALPAPTHRRYSRNTAQDAGDPELQPWVSMAQALGWGMTHRPALTVAVGTAAGGPDPSCVGGSGSRATLYGERDAGRWIADTRLVPADSLPAYRGGRKDMIRVSVSDAAALQTFPPDHPFQGPRTKQYEQVGNAMPRKLAEAVIRRAMAPELATRTGAQAA; encoded by the coding sequence ATGACCGACGACTCCGTGGTCGACATCGTCGACCTGTTCGCAGGCCCAGGAGGCTGGGATGTGGCCGCGCAGCATCTCGGCCTCGCCGTGACGGGCATCGAGAACGACCACTGCGCATGCGAGACCCGCAGAGCCGCCGGACTGGGCACCGTGGAGGGCGACGTGCGCGACTACTCTCCCGCCGATTTCCCCACCGCCACGGACCTGATCGGCTCGCCGCCCTGCCAGCCGTACTCCATCGGCGGCAAAGGCGCCGGGCGCCGGGCCCTTGACACGGTGCTGCACTTCGCGTCCCTGCTAGCCGCGAGAAAAGACATCCGCTCTGGCCTCGCCACCCTGGACGACGAACGTACTGGCCTGGTGCTGGAGCCCCTGCGCTGGGTCCTTGCGGCCCTGGACGCCGGACATCCATACCGAACCGTGATGCTGGAGCAGGTCCCCACCGTGCTGCCCGTCTGGGACGCAATGGCGCAGATCCTGCGCACCGAGGGCTACACGGTGGTGACAGGCCGTCTGCGCGCAGAGGAGTACGGCGTCCCCCAGACCCGTGTGCGCGCCATCTTGGTGGCCCGCCGAGGAGACGGGGCGGCACTGCCCGCCCCCACCCACCGCCGCTACAGCCGCAACACCGCGCAAGACGCCGGAGACCCCGAGCTGCAGCCCTGGGTGTCCATGGCACAGGCACTCGGCTGGGGCATGACGCACCGCCCCGCGCTCACCGTTGCGGTCGGCACGGCGGCCGGCGGCCCCGACCCCTCCTGCGTCGGCGGCTCCGGGAGCAGGGCCACCCTGTACGGGGAACGCGACGCAGGCCGCTGGATCGCGGACACCCGACTGGTCCCCGCCGATTCACTGCCCGCCTACCGCGGTGGCCGCAAAGACATGATCCGGGTGTCCGTCAGCGACGCAGCCGCGCTCCAGACCTTCCCACCAGACCACCCCTTCCAGGGCCCCCGCACCAAACAGTACGAGCAGGTCGGCAACGCGATGCCGCGAAAACTGGCGGAGGCGGTCATCCGGCGGGCGATGGCCCCCGAACTGGCCACGCGCACCGGGGCACAGGCCGCCTGA
- a CDS encoding GNAT family N-acetyltransferase, which produces MTRTAALPQRRTARIDVAPLKKTDHAAYLDLLDLTTSGEGLPAEAAQILTLPPARPPFTHGPALCLTAHARRTPHPVGAVFASLPDWTLQHPLCQADPDLSDLLGDIALCVHGLAVAPSHRRHGIARALITEAETRARSTKYRLATLLHKPELAGFYQRLGYTTAHHVTIHLPDAAMGLTQPHSFMTAVKPLHPGVRVRTVPGAPGPVVTGLLPGCDLPPTARFHGGRLLP; this is translated from the coding sequence GTGACCCGCACTGCCGCATTGCCCCAGCGCCGAACCGCCCGGATAGACGTGGCGCCGCTGAAGAAGACGGACCACGCCGCATACCTCGACCTGCTCGACCTCACCACCTCAGGTGAGGGCCTGCCCGCCGAGGCCGCGCAGATCCTCACCCTCCCGCCAGCCCGGCCCCCGTTCACCCACGGACCTGCCCTGTGCCTGACCGCCCACGCCCGCCGCACCCCTCACCCCGTCGGAGCCGTGTTCGCCTCCCTTCCCGACTGGACCCTCCAGCACCCCCTGTGCCAGGCCGACCCCGACCTCTCCGACCTCCTCGGCGACATCGCCCTGTGCGTCCACGGCCTGGCCGTCGCACCCAGCCACCGCCGACACGGCATCGCCCGCGCCCTGATCACCGAGGCCGAGACCCGCGCCCGCAGCACCAAATACCGGCTGGCCACCCTCCTGCACAAACCCGAACTCGCCGGCTTCTACCAGCGCCTGGGCTACACCACCGCACACCACGTCACGATCCACCTGCCTGACGCCGCCATGGGACTGACCCAGCCACACTCGTTCATGACAGCGGTCAAACCCCTGCACCCCGGCGTGCGGGTGCGCACCGTCCCCGGAGCCCCCGGCCCCGTCGTGACCGGCCTCCTGCCCGGCTGCGACCTGCCGCCGACCGCCCGCTTCCACGGCGGACGCCTCCTGCCATGA